One part of the Culicoidibacter larvae genome encodes these proteins:
- a CDS encoding Sapep family Mn(2+)-dependent dipeptidase has protein sequence MSKSAEFWQDLVEKDREQIIADLQTIVQVPSVYDEAKITKDAPLGEPIRDAFDCMYTLAERDGFKHENFEYCAGEITAGDGDEIAFVGHLDVVPVTPGWSYPQFGGVVDNGRVYGRGSNDNKGGTIAAYAALRIVSRLPEVAGKKLKLILGGDEETSIWRCLDTYFKYRDYPKYAIVPDGEFPMTYAEKGFIIYDVAGTVADDTVLSWQGGERANVVPDQATVRLHVSDSEAVATEYRKFLARRGQQGVAVMHDAQTVELQATGISVHAKVPHEGLNANFILLDFFETAKISSPVIDILQQTVAQDTAGVRLDIACDDEEMGSLTLNTGIVRYADGELYIRLNIRYPKGWDDKLGLEKIGEVFSRLGLNTSLEAFYPLHYSDPKGEFVQTLHQIYKAHTGDETPLKTTGGGTYARRFPGAVCFGPLKPCDEQNAHQIDEFIEIDTLLQATAIYADVYYTLATKED, from the coding sequence ATGAGTAAAAGTGCAGAGTTTTGGCAAGATTTGGTTGAAAAAGACCGTGAGCAAATCATTGCCGATTTGCAAACTATTGTGCAGGTGCCCAGTGTTTACGATGAGGCAAAGATTACTAAAGATGCACCTTTAGGGGAACCGATCCGGGATGCTTTTGATTGCATGTACACACTTGCTGAACGCGATGGTTTCAAACATGAAAACTTCGAATACTGCGCCGGTGAAATTACTGCTGGAGATGGCGACGAGATTGCTTTTGTTGGCCACTTGGATGTAGTGCCGGTAACTCCGGGCTGGAGTTATCCGCAGTTTGGCGGCGTAGTCGACAATGGTCGGGTTTACGGACGTGGCTCAAACGATAACAAGGGTGGCACGATTGCTGCCTATGCGGCATTGCGGATTGTTAGCCGTTTGCCGGAAGTTGCCGGAAAGAAGTTGAAATTGATTTTAGGTGGCGATGAAGAAACGAGTATTTGGCGCTGCTTGGATACTTATTTCAAATATCGTGATTACCCTAAATATGCGATTGTTCCTGATGGTGAGTTTCCAATGACTTATGCAGAAAAAGGCTTTATTATTTATGATGTTGCCGGAACTGTTGCTGATGATACGGTACTCAGCTGGCAAGGCGGCGAACGTGCTAATGTTGTGCCGGATCAGGCAACGGTACGTTTGCATGTCAGTGACAGCGAAGCAGTGGCAACTGAATACCGTAAGTTCTTAGCACGGCGCGGGCAGCAGGGTGTTGCAGTAATGCATGACGCGCAGACAGTGGAACTGCAAGCAACCGGTATTTCGGTGCATGCGAAGGTACCGCATGAAGGATTGAACGCAAACTTTATTTTGCTGGACTTCTTTGAAACCGCCAAAATCAGCAGTCCGGTGATTGATATCTTGCAGCAAACTGTTGCTCAGGATACTGCCGGAGTTCGCTTAGATATAGCTTGTGATGATGAGGAAATGGGCAGTTTAACTTTAAACACCGGCATCGTCCGCTATGCAGATGGCGAGTTGTATATCCGTTTAAATATCCGCTATCCGAAAGGGTGGGATGACAAACTTGGCTTGGAGAAAATTGGCGAAGTATTCAGCCGACTCGGGCTGAACACTTCGCTCGAGGCTTTCTACCCGCTGCATTATAGTGACCCGAAAGGCGAGTTTGTGCAAACGCTGCATCAAATATATAAGGCACACACCGGTGATGAGACGCCATTGAAAACCACGGGTGGCGGCACTTATGCGCGCCGGTTCCCGGGAGCGGTTTGTTTTGGACCGTTAAAGCCATGCGATGAGCAGAATGCTCATCAGATTGACGAATTCATTGAGATAGATACGCTTTTACAAGCGACTGCAATTTATGCTGATGTTTACTACACATTAGCGACTAAAGAAGATTAA